The genomic region TACACATCTTGAAGACAATCCTAAAAGTTTAAGCAACAACTATATTTTGTCCATACTGGAAGATAAGCAGGAAAGGGTTTGGATTGGCACCTATCTTGGCGGATTAAATAAGCTAGATAAGAATACTGGAGACTTTAAACACTACTTATTAGGTAAACCCAGTAATGGAAGTGATGTAAGGTCTATCTTTCAGGATCATAATGATAATATTTGGGTAGGCACCAATCAAGGCGGCTTATACCTTTACAACAACCGGGAAGATGAATTTGACTATGTCGAAATTCTTGGTAAGATTGATATTAGAGATATCGAAGAAGATGAAACCGGAAACCTTTGGTTAGGAACCTTTGGTACAGGGATCATTAAATTTGATCCTAAAACCAGTATTGCAGAATCTTTTAATTCTTCCAATACTAAAGGGATGACAAGTAACATTGTATTCGCTATTCATCCGGTCTCTAAAAATAAGATCATGGCCGGGACAAGGTATGGCGGCTTAATTTTATTAAATCCTGAATCTAAAAAAATTACCGTCTATACTGAAGAAGATGGACTTAGTAATAATACGATTACCGATATTGTTCAGGAAAATAAAGATTACATCTGGCTTTCTACCTACAGGGGGATTAATAGATTTAATCTTGAAAATGAAGAAATACTGGATATATCAAGCCTCAATAATATCCAAAAAGGAGGTTTTGGTGTTGGATGTCTTTTAATCTCTAACACAGGAACTATTTATGCCGGCGGCACCAATGGGGTGAATTATTTCAAACCCAAAGAGTTCTCTAAAAAAACCAAATCTTATCCTCTTATCCTTAAAGATCTTATCGTCTTAAATAAAAAGGTTTTTGCAAACGATGACAAAGACGCTATTTTAAAGTCTTCGCTCCCCTACCAGTCTTCCATTACTTTAGATCACAACGAAAATACATTTTCGATAGACTTTGCCGCTTTAAAATTTCCAGAGGCCAATAATATCGAGTATCTCTATAAACTAAAGGGTCATAACGAATTTTGGATTAAAACTCAGGGAGTAGGATCGGCTAATTTCACCAATGTTCCGCCGGGAACATATGAGTTAGAAATTAAAACCGATTCACCATATAGTACTAACACCTCAAAAATATTATCAATTACTATACTGCCCCCATTTTGGGCAACATTCCCTGCTTATATCCTTTATATTCTTGCTTTTAGCTTAATTATTTTTGTCATTGGAAAGTACTATTCAGACCGCTTAAAACTGAACAACTCCTTAATTTTTGAGAAAAAACAACGAAAATTAGAGCACGATCTTAACGAAGAGCGACTACGGTTTTTTACCGCATTTTCCCACGAGCTTAAAACGCCACTTACATTAATTATGGCGCCCGTAGAAAGTTTACTGGGGAAAGTAAATAAACAGGAAACTATAGAGCATCTCCATTTTATAAAGCGCAACGCCCAAAATTTGTACGGCCGCATAGATCGCCTGTTAGAATTTAGAAAAACAGAAGAAGGACTTAGCCAATTAATTATCGGGCAGCACAATCTTGAAAAACATATTGAGCAATGGACAAAAAATTATAAGCCCCTTGCTAAGGACAAAAAAATAAAGCTTTCGCTAAATATATTAACTCCGCTTAAAAAGTTTAAATGCGATTTAAACAAACTAGAAATCATATATAATAACCTGCTATCCAACGCTATTAAATACTCTAAATGGCAGGGAAAAGTAGCTATTGATGTTTTTATCGAAAACGAGAAACTTAAAATAAAAGTAAGCAATCAGGGAATTGGTATTAAGGAAGAAGATATTAATCAAATTTTTGATTGGTATTACCGGGCCGATAATAGTCTTAGAAAAAAAGGTTCGGGTATTGGATTAGCACTGTCAAAACGTTTTGCTGAACTGCATCAGGGCAGGATTCAGGTAAAAAGTGAAAGCAAGGGCATCACTCAATTTACACTAAGTATCCCTGCTAACCTGCAAATCAATAAACAACATACGCAGATTGAAGAAAAAGATCCCGAAAATAAACTGGCTAAAGAAAGTTTCCAACAACCGGTGATTCTTGATAAGAAAGAAAAACAACTGGCCGGTAAGAAAGACAAAGAAATTATTTTAATAATTGATGATAATCCTGAAATTCTAATGTATCTGGATAATATCCTTAAAGATGACTTTGACCTGATTCATTCGCACGACGGAGAGGATGGCATTAAAAAAGCCATAAAACATGTGCCCGATTTAATCCTGTCTGATGTGATGATGCCAAAACTAGACGGTATTCAATTATGCAATCAATTAAAAAAACATCATATCACCAGCCATGTTCCTATTATCTTATTAACGGCAAAAAGCAATACCGAAAGTATTTCTTCCGGGTTTTCAGAAGGGGCAGATGATTATGTTACCAAGCCATTTCATCCCAGCTTGCTAAAAACAAGAATAAAAGCCTTACTTGAAAATCGTAAAAAATTACAGGAGTTTTTATTGAACGGAAATTCAGGCGTACAACAACATTCATTCTCTGAAAAAACATCCGGAATTATTGATGCTGAAAAGCAATTTCTATTTAACATAGAAGAGCTTATTCTAACCGGCTGTCCTGAAACAAAAGTGAATACCGATTACCTGGTAAAGGAACTTGGGATGAGCAGAACTTCTTTATATCGCAAAATTAAAGCGATTACAGGGCAAAGTATCAATGAATTTATTCGTGATACTAAACTAAAAAAAGCAGCCAAACTTATTTATCAGGAAGATTATCTGGTCACTGAAGCCTCTTTCGAAGTAGGTTTTAGTAGCATAAAATATTTCAGGAAGGTATTTAAAGAAAAATACGGGTATAACCCGTCTGAATTCAAATCTGGTGCTGCACAGCTATAAAACATTTCACATGACGCGATAAAAGCTTAAGATTGTTAAAAATCGATAGAAAATTTGAGCTGGATTAATTCAAAATAAGGTGGTCTATAAATTTCATTGCCGTGAGCCCGAATTTAGCCTTTATACCCCAACCCGATCCTAAACGAGTTTTTGGTAATTTCCGGAGCGCCATTTTGTAGCTTCATATAAACCTCTATATGATTTTCAACCTAAAAATGATATAGATTCTAAAAACCGCACTCAGGAGTTTTGCCAGCATCCATTCAAGAAGAGGTTCTTTTAAGGTGAAGATGACTGCACTCATATTACGATAATACGAGCCTATTAAAACCTTCTAAAATCAATATTATACCCTTAACAACGAAACTAGAGATTAGGGATGTCATTTAGAAAAAGGCTTTTTTATATGCCAAATAAAATCAAAATTTAAGCGCTAAATCATTTTTTTTACCTCCCATAAACTATTTCACCTCCTTTATAAGCTTAGCCGATATCCTGTAGAAGTATAAAAAAATTCAATATATCGTATCAGTATTTCTCATAATGTATCAAAAAGCCCAAAAATTAAGATTTTTTTAAAGTTTGAACGGTATTAGTGATAGAATGACACAATTTGAACATTTCAAACGGAGCTAAAATTATAATTTGGACGAAAGATTAATGATTTATCAGTATTTAAACCTATAAATTATTAAATGTATTAATAACACGTAAAATAATTACAAATCAATTAAACGACGAACAGGCAAGCGGAATGGAAATAAATATCAGAATATGATAATCTATTCGATCCCATTTCACCAGAGCATGGGAAATACTACTCCCGTAGCATCACTCTGGTATAACAAACGGTAAAAGGAAATCGCAGTAAACTACCCCAGGAAAAATTCAATAATATACCAGCCAAACTTGCTCTATTTCCTGAATCCTAAAAGCTACCGAAATCGATTGAAATCTAATAAAACCTACATATAAACTAATCCATTATAAGTAAGTATATCAGAATGATCACGCAAAACAATCAAAATTAACCAAAGCTTAAAATATGAGAAAATTTTTACTTTTACTATGCTGCCTTTTTAGTATAGTGGCATCATCGCAAGATGCCATTACCATAACGGGAAAAGTGCTGGATGCCGAAACCCGAATGCCCATACCGGGAGCAAACATTATAGAAGTCGGAAAGAATAACGGCGCGATAACCAATTTTGACGGTAATTTTGAAATTGAGGTTTCCCCTACTTCAACATTAGAAATAAGCTATATAGGATACCTAACCAAAAGTGTTCCTGCGAATAAGGAGATAGATGAAATTTTACTAGAGGTAAATGCAGAGTCTCTAGATGATGTAGTGGTCGTAGGTTATGGAACCCAGAAAAAATATTCGGTTATTAGTTCGGTTTCAACAATAGAGCCCGAAGAATTACAAAACAGTTCTTCGCGATCTGTTAGTAATAATCTTGCTGGACGACTTGCAGGGGTTATCGCCGTACAGCGCTCTGGAGAACTGGGCTATGATAACGCCCAATTTTGGATACGGGGAATTTCATCTTTTGCCGGTAATTCTGCACCACTGGTACTGGTAGATGGCATTGAAAGATCGCTTAATAATATCGATCCGGCTGAAATAGCAACATTTTCGATATTAAAAGATGCTGCGGCCAGCGCCGTATATGGGGTTAGAGGTGCCAATGGTGTTATTTTGATTACAACTAAAAGAGGAAAAATTGGTAAACCTCAACTAAATGTAAGATATGAGCACAGTATTACCCAGCCGGTACACCTTCCAGAATTTGTTGGTGCCGTAGATTATTTGGAGTTATTCAATACTATTGCGCGTGAAGAAGGTACCACACCCCCGTTTTCAGAAGAAAGAATTGAAAACATAAGAGCGGGCAATGATCCGGATCTGTATCCAGATGTAAACTGGTTAGATGAGATCACCAAAGACTTTGCTTCAAACGACAGGGTAAATCTTACGATCTCTGGCGGAAGCGAACTGCTTCGTTATGCCTTTGTCGCTTCCTATTATAATGAACAGGGTATCATTGAAAGAGATCCATCACAGGAATGGGATTCTTCTCCTAATCTTGATCGTTACAATTTAAGGTCGAATGTTGACTTAAATGTTACTCCAACCACACTTTTCAGGGTTAGTATAGGAGGATATCTTCAGGATCTCAAAAGAGCTCCGCAATCTGTAGACGACTTATTCAATCTGGCTTTTGAAACACCACCATACCAGCATCCTATCCAATACTCATCAGGAGAAATACCGGTGCAACCAGAAAGATCAAATCCCTGGGCACTGGCCACACAAACCGGATATGAACGCCAAAGTGCGAGTAAACTGGAGTCTTTATTTTCGGTAGAACAAAAGTTAGATTTTCTATTAAAAGGTTTAAAAACAACCTT from Zunongwangia profunda SM-A87 harbors:
- a CDS encoding hybrid sensor histidine kinase/response regulator transcription factor, which gives rise to MKMIITITFCFLNIVEPLYCQEAIDNVPRQALNFHLLNVENGLSSNSINDIVQDSLGFIWIATEDGLNRYDGSEFLKFRENTGSDQYQIANNSAQRLAFKDPEELLIGTDKGLNVYNTRTGQMKLINQKDGLLNNSISSISLTSSGTIIVGTYRGGIQLFDKHYKLQKKHIDYRSMTSTEISSSLLQQDSILWVGTFNSGLNKIDFKSGKVLKKYQSENSFLNSSIINCLYEDDQHNLWIGTRSGISIITSTGKKINLQENLSDNDILSFQEDRKGNIWIGTRNGGLNILNKSLFFQNPNQPIIKKFLPENDGSSVYNRSIYKMKTDKDGKVWIATSTGLNYVDPDGEIVHNIQQKEKNDNSLIHNRIGTLANASNNNVWIGTDGGGLDLYNPDSKKFTHYTHLEDNPKSLSNNYILSILEDKQERVWIGTYLGGLNKLDKNTGDFKHYLLGKPSNGSDVRSIFQDHNDNIWVGTNQGGLYLYNNREDEFDYVEILGKIDIRDIEEDETGNLWLGTFGTGIIKFDPKTSIAESFNSSNTKGMTSNIVFAIHPVSKNKIMAGTRYGGLILLNPESKKITVYTEEDGLSNNTITDIVQENKDYIWLSTYRGINRFNLENEEILDISSLNNIQKGGFGVGCLLISNTGTIYAGGTNGVNYFKPKEFSKKTKSYPLILKDLIVLNKKVFANDDKDAILKSSLPYQSSITLDHNENTFSIDFAALKFPEANNIEYLYKLKGHNEFWIKTQGVGSANFTNVPPGTYELEIKTDSPYSTNTSKILSITILPPFWATFPAYILYILAFSLIIFVIGKYYSDRLKLNNSLIFEKKQRKLEHDLNEERLRFFTAFSHELKTPLTLIMAPVESLLGKVNKQETIEHLHFIKRNAQNLYGRIDRLLEFRKTEEGLSQLIIGQHNLEKHIEQWTKNYKPLAKDKKIKLSLNILTPLKKFKCDLNKLEIIYNNLLSNAIKYSKWQGKVAIDVFIENEKLKIKVSNQGIGIKEEDINQIFDWYYRADNSLRKKGSGIGLALSKRFAELHQGRIQVKSESKGITQFTLSIPANLQINKQHTQIEEKDPENKLAKESFQQPVILDKKEKQLAGKKDKEIILIIDDNPEILMYLDNILKDDFDLIHSHDGEDGIKKAIKHVPDLILSDVMMPKLDGIQLCNQLKKHHITSHVPIILLTAKSNTESISSGFSEGADDYVTKPFHPSLLKTRIKALLENRKKLQEFLLNGNSGVQQHSFSEKTSGIIDAEKQFLFNIEELILTGCPETKVNTDYLVKELGMSRTSLYRKIKAITGQSINEFIRDTKLKKAAKLIYQEDYLVTEASFEVGFSSIKYFRKVFKEKYGYNPSEFKSGAAQL